A stretch of Helicobacter pylori DNA encodes these proteins:
- the lpxF gene encoding lipid A 4'-phosphatase: MKKLKGLFLSLLLWVYPLRSEPINEGAYILEEIGDVLRFLPIFVGTVSLAMRDYRGLGELAVGTLVTQGVIYGLKGAFSNAHKDGARVEFAKRPCCNSWRGMPSGHAGGVFSAAGFVYYRYGWKPALPVIALAILTDASRVVAGQHTILQVTIGSLIAWGFAYLFTSRYKPKQWMLYPEISSDFKGSSRYGVSFSYQW; this comes from the coding sequence ATGAAAAAGCTCAAAGGTCTTTTTTTGAGCCTGCTCTTATGGGTATATCCTTTAAGGAGTGAGCCGATCAATGAGGGGGCATACATTTTAGAAGAAATCGGCGATGTGCTTAGGTTTTTGCCTATTTTTGTAGGCACGGTCAGTTTAGCGATGCGCGATTATAGAGGTTTAGGGGAATTAGCGGTCGGCACATTAGTCACTCAAGGAGTGATTTATGGCCTTAAAGGAGCTTTTAGCAACGCCCATAAAGATGGGGCTAGAGTGGAATTTGCCAAACGCCCGTGCTGTAATTCCTGGAGAGGCATGCCAAGCGGGCATGCTGGGGGGGTGTTTAGCGCGGCTGGGTTTGTGTATTACCGCTATGGGTGGAAGCCGGCTCTTCCTGTGATCGCTCTTGCAATACTCACTGATGCTAGCAGAGTGGTGGCAGGACAACACACGATCTTGCAAGTTACGATTGGCAGCCTTATCGCATGGGGGTTTGCTTATTTATTCACTTCACGCTACAAACCCAAACAATGGATGCTCTATCCTGAAATTTCTAGCGATTTTAAGGGCAGTAGCCGCTATGGGGTGAGCTTTTCTTATCAATGGTAA
- a CDS encoding glycosyltransferase family 4 protein, protein MLWVLYFLTSLFICSLIILWSKKSMLFVDNANKIQGFHHARTPRAGGLGIFLSFALACYFEPFEMPFKGFFVFLGLLLVFLSGFLEDINLSLSPKIRLILQAVGVVCIISSTPLVVSDFSPLFSLPYFIAFLFAIFMLVGISNAINIIDGFNGLASGICAIALLVIHYIDPSSLSCLLAYMVLGFMVLNFPLGKIFLGDGGAYFLGLVCGISLLHLSLEQKISVFFGLNLMLYPVIEVLFSILRRKIKRQKATMPDNLHLHTLLFQFLQQRSFNCPNPLCAFILILCNLPFILMSVLFRLNSYALIVISLVFIACYLIGYAYLNRQVFALEKRAFQ, encoded by the coding sequence GTGTTGTGGGTGCTATATTTTTTAACCAGTTTATTTATTTGCTCTTTGATTATTTTGTGGTCTAAAAAATCCATGCTCTTTGTGGATAACGCTAATAAAATACAAGGCTTTCATCATGCCAGAACCCCACGAGCTGGGGGGCTTGGGATCTTTCTTTCTTTTGCGTTGGCTTGTTATTTTGAACCTTTTGAAATGCCTTTTAAGGGGTTTTTTGTTTTCTTAGGGTTGTTGTTAGTCTTTTTAAGCGGTTTTTTAGAAGACATCAACCTTTCATTAAGCCCTAAAATACGCCTTATTTTACAAGCCGTAGGGGTCGTTTGCATCATTTCATCAACGCCTTTAGTGGTGAGCGATTTTTCGCCCCTTTTTAGCTTGCCTTATTTTATCGCTTTTTTATTCGCTATCTTTATGCTGGTGGGTATCAGTAACGCTATTAATATCATTGACGGGTTTAACGGGCTTGCATCTGGGATTTGTGCGATCGCGCTTTTAGTCATTCACTATATAGACCCTAGCAGTTTGTCTTGTTTGCTCGCTTACATGGTGCTTGGGTTTATGGTGTTAAATTTCCCTTTAGGAAAGATTTTTTTAGGCGATGGGGGGGCGTATTTTTTGGGTTTGGTGTGCGGGATTTCCCTCTTGCATTTGAGTTTGGAGCAAAAAATCAGCGTGTTTTTTGGGCTCAATTTAATGCTTTATCCGGTCATAGAGGTGCTTTTTAGTATCCTTAGGCGCAAAATAAAACGCCAGAAAGCCACCATGCCGGATAATTTGCATTTGCACACCCTTTTATTCCAATTCTTGCAACAACGCTCTTTCAATTGCCCTAACCCTTTATGCGCTTTTATCCTTATTCTGTGCAACCTGCCTTTTATTTTAATGAGCGTCTTGTTTCGTTTAAATTCTTACGCGCTCATTGTGATTAGCCTAGTCTTTATCGCATGCTATTTAATAGGCTATGCTTATTTGAATAGGCAAGTTTTTGCCTTAGAAAAGCGAGCGTTTCAATGA